In Roseomonas fluvialis, one genomic interval encodes:
- a CDS encoding VOC family protein: protein MDRRTLMAAATSFVALTVADTATAAPEPAAALRFDHVSLNVRDFDAALAWYQEKLAFRVEVAWRVSALNGKRLAYLRLNDTVLELVEADAGGIGLPEAMSFPEHFARTGYGHLCFRTDDADAVLAGLAAEGVPTFVRAETYDLDGTPFRRRVGFVKDLEGNVLEFGEPLTRA from the coding sequence ATGGACCGCAGGACCCTCATGGCCGCCGCCACTTCCTTCGTCGCCCTGACCGTTGCCGACACTGCCACGGCCGCGCCTGAGCCGGCGGCGGCGCTACGCTTCGACCACGTCTCGCTGAACGTCCGCGACTTCGATGCCGCGCTCGCCTGGTACCAGGAGAAGCTCGCCTTTCGCGTCGAGGTCGCCTGGCGCGTCAGCGCCCTGAACGGCAAGCGCCTCGCCTATCTCCGGCTGAACGACACCGTGCTGGAGCTGGTCGAGGCCGACGCGGGCGGCATCGGCCTGCCGGAGGCGATGAGCTTCCCCGAGCACTTCGCCCGCACCGGCTACGGCCACCTTTGCTTCCGCACCGACGACGCGGACGCGGTGCTGGCCGGCCTCGCCGCGGAAGGCGTACCCACCTTCGTGCGCGCCGAGACCTACGATCTCGACGGCACGCCCTTCCGCCGCCGGGTGGGTTTCGTGAAGGACCTGGAAGGGAATG
- a CDS encoding aldo/keto reductase yields the protein MTSTFAIGGDLVVPRLGFGAMRLTGQPGNFGPYADWEGGKALLRRAVELGVRFFDTARAYGPGHNEALIADALHPYADGIVVATKGGIDKLSPTQLVRDASPATLTRQVDEALARLRVERIDLFQLHWIDPAVPIEESVGALEAARLAGKIRHIGLSNVDRTALDRALAVAPIASVQNRLNTEERESEALVDYTASKGIAFIPYGPLGAHPMQQGARLDPAAALRWLLARSPNIVIIPGTTRVAHLEANMRALEAH from the coding sequence ATGACATCGACCTTCGCGATCGGCGGCGACCTCGTCGTCCCCCGCCTCGGCTTCGGCGCCATGCGCCTGACGGGCCAGCCCGGCAATTTCGGCCCCTATGCCGACTGGGAGGGCGGCAAGGCCCTGCTGCGCCGCGCCGTCGAGCTCGGTGTGCGCTTCTTCGACACCGCCCGCGCCTATGGCCCCGGGCACAACGAGGCGCTGATCGCCGACGCGCTGCACCCCTACGCCGACGGGATCGTCGTCGCCACCAAGGGCGGCATCGACAAGCTCTCGCCGACGCAGCTGGTGCGCGACGCCTCGCCCGCGACGCTGACCCGCCAGGTGGACGAAGCGCTGGCGCGGCTGCGCGTGGAGCGCATCGACCTGTTCCAGCTGCACTGGATCGACCCCGCCGTGCCGATCGAGGAGAGCGTGGGCGCGCTGGAGGCAGCGCGGCTTGCCGGCAAGATCCGCCACATCGGCCTGTCCAACGTGGATCGCACGGCGCTGGACCGCGCGCTGGCGGTGGCGCCCATCGCGAGCGTGCAGAACCGGCTCAACACCGAGGAGCGCGAGAGCGAGGCGCTGGTGGACTACACCGCGTCGAAGGGCATCGCCTTCATCCCCTACGGTCCGCTGGGCGCGCACCCGATGCAGCAGGGCGCGCGGCTCGATCCGGCGGCGGCACTGCGCTGGCTGCTCGCCCGCTCGCCCAACATCGTCATCATCCCCGGCACCACCCGCGTCGCGCACCTGGAAGCGAACATGCGCGCGCTGGAAGCCCACTGA
- a CDS encoding DUF2798 domain-containing protein, translated as MNPALPIHGIPKIPRRYAPVLFAFLMSVSLSGVLSAAITAVNTGFDAGFVGRWLRAYALAWSFAFPAVTLVAPRVRALVERITV; from the coding sequence ATGAACCCCGCCCTGCCAATCCACGGCATCCCGAAGATCCCCCGCCGCTACGCCCCCGTGCTGTTCGCCTTCCTGATGTCGGTGAGCCTGTCCGGCGTGCTCTCGGCCGCGATCACCGCGGTCAACACCGGCTTCGACGCCGGCTTCGTCGGCCGCTGGCTGCGTGCCTACGCGCTGGCCTGGTCCTTCGCCTTCCCCGCCGTGACCCTGGTGGCACCCCGCGTGCGCGCCCTGGTCGAGCGCATCACCGTCTGA